Proteins encoded by one window of Bacteroidota bacterium:
- a CDS encoding restriction endonuclease subunit S produces MTNTFEIRKLGEVAEFLSGGTPSRKVPEYFQGSIPWITGNDVKGFRTRSGRELITEEAIQNSATHIVPKGAVLFVTRTGVGKVSIADADICISQDLTGVIPRDGLDSEYLARYLRSISESLKSQQRGTTILGITREAVEQIEVPLPPLPIQKQIAAILEKADAAREKRLQANQLTEQVLQSAFLEMFGDPVTNPKGWVTYKLGELGELERGRSKHRPRNAQHLLGGPYPLIQTGEIANSSGHITSYTQTYSEAGLHQSRMWPKGTLCITIAANIGKTAILTFDACFPDSIVGFTPNGRVCTEYIQRWFSFVQARLEENAPMVAQKNINLEILRKQTVPVPPMEHQHQFAALVEKVESLRAKQRESEKELEGLFQSLMQRAFKGELVA; encoded by the coding sequence ATGACCAATACATTTGAAATACGGAAGCTGGGGGAGGTGGCGGAGTTCTTAAGCGGAGGAACTCCGAGCCGAAAGGTGCCTGAGTACTTTCAAGGGTCTATTCCTTGGATTACCGGCAACGATGTCAAAGGGTTTCGGACCAGAAGCGGGAGAGAGCTTATAACGGAAGAGGCGATTCAAAACAGCGCAACCCACATAGTCCCGAAGGGCGCTGTCCTATTCGTTACGAGGACGGGTGTCGGCAAAGTCTCTATTGCGGACGCTGATATTTGTATCAGCCAAGACTTGACTGGTGTTATACCCAGAGATGGCCTTGATTCTGAATACCTGGCGCGTTATCTCCGCTCAATCTCCGAGAGTCTCAAATCCCAACAACGCGGCACAACAATTCTTGGAATCACGCGGGAGGCGGTCGAACAAATCGAAGTTCCCCTTCCTCCACTTCCCATCCAAAAGCAAATTGCAGCGATATTGGAGAAAGCCGATGCGGCGCGGGAGAAGCGTCTGCAGGCGAACCAACTCACCGAGCAGGTCTTGCAGTCGGCGTTTCTGGAGATGTTTGGGGATCCGGTGACGAATCCGAAGGGGTGGGTGACATACAAGCTTGGTGAACTCGGTGAACTCGAACGTGGAAGGTCCAAACACCGGCCGAGAAATGCCCAACACTTGCTTGGGGGTCCATATCCTCTTATCCAAACTGGCGAGATCGCCAATTCTTCAGGGCATATCACGTCCTACACGCAAACATACTCCGAAGCCGGTCTGCATCAAAGTCGGATGTGGCCGAAGGGAACCCTGTGCATTACCATAGCTGCCAACATTGGGAAGACTGCGATACTTACTTTTGACGCTTGTTTCCCCGATAGCATTGTTGGTTTTACGCCTAACGGCCGCGTGTGCACTGAGTACATTCAACGATGGTTTTCTTTTGTTCAGGCGAGATTGGAAGAGAATGCCCCGATGGTTGCTCAGAAGAATATCAATCTTGAAATCCTACGCAAACAAACTGTCCCAGTCCCGCCAATGGAACACCAACATCAGTTCGCTGCCTTGGTCGAGAAGGTCGAGTCGTTGCGTGCGAAGCAACGCGAATCGGAGAAGGAGTTGGAGGGTTTGTTTCAGTCGTTGATGCAGAGGGCGTTCAAGGGAGAACTTGTGGCTTAA
- the katG gene encoding catalase/peroxidase HPI, with translation MNESKCPVHTHPAGGGTTNLDWWPNQLKLDILHQQSSKSDPMGGDFNYAEEFKSLDLQALKKDLHDVMTKSQDWWPADFGHYGPLFIRMAWHSAGTYRTGDGRGGAGNGSQRFAPLNSWPDNVNLDKARRLLWPIKQKYGRKISWADLMILAGNVALESMGFKTFGFGGGREDIWEPEKDIYWGAEQKWLEDKRYSGDRDLENPLAAVQMGLIYVNPEGPNGKPDPVAAAKDIRETFARMAMNDEETVALIAGGHTFGKTHGAGDVTHVGPEPEAAGIEEQGLGWKSSFGSGKAGDTISSGLEVTWTTTPTKWSNNFFWNLFGYEWELTKSPAGAHQWVAKGAGATIPDAFDPSKKHVPTMLTTDLSLRYDPEYEKISRRFMENPDQFADAFARAWFKLTHRDMGPRARYLGPEVPAEELIWQDPIPAVNHKLIDDKDMATLKAKILASGLSIPELVTTAWAAASTFRGSDKRGGANGARIRLAPQKDWEINQPAKLAKVLKTLEGIQSTFNGSQSGGKKVSLADLIVLAGCAGVEQAAKNAGHNVTVPFTPGRMDASQEQTDAASFAVLEPVADGFRNYQKGRYAVSAEELLVDKAQLLTLTAPEMTVLVGGMRVLNTNFGQSQHGVFTKRPETLTNDFFVNLLDMGTEWKPVSKDADEFEGRDRKTGTVKWTATRVDLVFGSNSQLRALVEVYASSDAQMKFVDDFVAAWNKVMNLDRFDIA, from the coding sequence ATGAATGAAAGCAAGTGCCCGGTTCACACACACCCTGCCGGCGGCGGAACGACGAACTTAGATTGGTGGCCAAATCAGTTGAAGCTCGATATACTCCACCAGCAATCCTCCAAGTCCGATCCGATGGGCGGGGATTTCAACTATGCGGAAGAGTTCAAGAGTCTCGACCTGCAGGCCCTGAAGAAGGACCTCCATGACGTTATGACCAAGTCGCAGGACTGGTGGCCAGCGGATTTCGGTCACTACGGGCCTTTGTTCATCCGCATGGCATGGCACAGCGCCGGCACATACCGCACGGGCGACGGCCGCGGCGGTGCAGGCAACGGCAGCCAACGGTTTGCTCCACTCAACAGCTGGCCCGACAACGTGAACCTCGACAAGGCACGCCGACTGCTCTGGCCCATCAAGCAGAAGTACGGCAGGAAAATCTCCTGGGCCGACTTGATGATTCTTGCGGGAAATGTCGCCCTTGAATCCATGGGCTTTAAGACCTTCGGTTTTGGCGGCGGGCGTGAAGATATATGGGAACCGGAAAAAGACATCTATTGGGGCGCCGAGCAGAAGTGGTTGGAAGACAAGCGTTATTCAGGCGACCGCGACCTCGAAAATCCGCTTGCTGCTGTACAGATGGGATTGATTTACGTCAACCCGGAAGGCCCGAACGGCAAGCCGGATCCGGTCGCAGCGGCGAAGGACATTCGCGAGACTTTTGCCCGCATGGCGATGAATGATGAAGAAACGGTTGCGCTGATTGCGGGTGGACATACTTTCGGCAAGACGCACGGCGCGGGCGACGTGACACACGTGGGACCCGAACCGGAAGCGGCAGGCATCGAGGAGCAGGGATTGGGATGGAAAAGCAGTTTTGGCTCCGGCAAAGCGGGCGACACAATCAGCAGCGGTCTGGAAGTCACCTGGACGACCACGCCCACGAAGTGGAGCAACAACTTCTTCTGGAACCTGTTCGGGTACGAATGGGAATTGACGAAGAGTCCTGCGGGCGCGCATCAGTGGGTAGCCAAGGGTGCCGGGGCTACAATTCCTGACGCATTCGATCCGTCGAAGAAGCATGTTCCGACCATGCTCACCACCGACCTCAGCCTGCGTTACGACCCCGAGTACGAAAAGATTTCCCGGCGCTTTATGGAGAACCCGGATCAGTTTGCGGACGCGTTCGCCCGTGCCTGGTTCAAGCTCACTCACCGCGATATGGGTCCTCGCGCACGGTATCTCGGTCCGGAAGTTCCTGCAGAAGAACTCATTTGGCAGGATCCCATTCCGGCGGTCAATCACAAGCTGATCGACGACAAGGATATGGCCACACTCAAGGCAAAGATCTTGGCTTCGGGGTTATCCATCCCCGAGTTGGTCACAACGGCGTGGGCGGCGGCGTCAACATTCCGCGGCTCTGACAAGCGCGGCGGAGCCAACGGTGCCCGCATTCGTCTCGCTCCGCAGAAGGATTGGGAGATCAATCAGCCCGCGAAGCTTGCCAAAGTTCTCAAAACGTTGGAAGGAATCCAGAGTACGTTCAACGGCTCGCAGTCGGGCGGAAAGAAAGTCTCCCTTGCCGACCTGATCGTGTTGGCCGGTTGTGCAGGCGTCGAGCAAGCGGCGAAGAATGCCGGCCATAATGTGACCGTACCCTTCACACCGGGACGCATGGATGCCTCGCAAGAGCAAACCGATGCGGCCTCGTTCGCCGTGCTTGAGCCTGTTGCAGACGGCTTCCGAAACTACCAGAAGGGACGCTATGCAGTATCGGCTGAGGAGTTGCTTGTCGACAAGGCGCAATTGCTGACGCTGACCGCGCCTGAAATGACGGTTCTTGTTGGCGGCATGCGTGTGTTGAATACCAACTTCGGACAGTCGCAACACGGCGTCTTTACCAAGCGACCCGAGACGTTGACCAACGACTTCTTTGTGAACCTTCTGGATATGGGCACGGAATGGAAGCCGGTCTCGAAAGATGCGGACGAGTTTGAAGGCCGCGATCGCAAGACAGGTACCGTGAAGTGGACTGCGACACGCGTCGATCTCGTCTTCGGCTCAAATTCCCAACTCCGTGCACTTGTTGAAGTCTATGCAAGCTCGGATGCGCAGATGAAGTTCGTCGATGACTTCGTAGCAGCATGGAACAAGGTGATGAACCTCGACCGGTTTGACATCGCCTGA
- a CDS encoding GTP pyrophosphokinase family protein, which translates to MNIDQPKTAYLFEGVTESTLPEEVVKAIRSFLKTEHLYVSAAREITTKLEILNDEFKHIKDRNPIHLIKTRIKTPRSIYNKLQRLGCELSAESARHNLNDIAGIRVICPYVSDIYLVAKLLTSQDDIELIRTRDYIKNPKPNGYRSLHLIMTVPVFLSDHKEIVKAEVQIRTIAMDFWASLEHELAYKLTEEKNDRLVKELRDCADAITDVEKRMQSIYNTLHPKNESA; encoded by the coding sequence ATGAACATCGACCAACCGAAAACCGCATACCTCTTTGAGGGAGTAACGGAAAGTACTCTTCCCGAAGAGGTAGTGAAAGCCATACGCTCGTTCCTAAAGACTGAACATCTCTACGTATCTGCCGCCCGGGAAATTACGACCAAACTTGAAATCCTGAATGATGAATTCAAGCATATCAAGGATCGCAACCCGATCCATCTGATAAAGACGAGAATAAAAACCCCGCGCAGCATCTACAACAAGCTGCAACGGCTCGGCTGCGAGCTGAGCGCGGAATCAGCCCGGCACAACCTGAATGACATTGCCGGTATCCGTGTCATTTGCCCCTACGTGAGCGACATCTACCTTGTGGCTAAGCTTCTTACATCACAGGACGATATAGAACTGATCCGGACTCGGGACTATATCAAAAATCCGAAACCCAACGGCTATCGGAGTCTGCACTTGATCATGACTGTGCCGGTATTCCTTTCAGATCATAAGGAGATTGTGAAAGCGGAGGTTCAGATACGAACCATTGCCATGGATTTCTGGGCGTCGCTGGAGCACGAACTGGCGTACAAACTTACAGAGGAGAAGAACGACCGTCTGGTGAAAGAGCTAAGAGACTGCGCGGATGCAATTACCGATGTCGAAAAAAGGATGCAGTCCATTTACAACACACTTCATCCCAAGAACGAATCCGCATAA
- a CDS encoding exo-alpha-sialidase — protein MKHPILSLSFSSLLVLVVSAHATITTITRFPLQDSTRSNTEALPLVLSGQTVMFFWAESTIIRAATSTNGGETWGMPAVVVDRPNRVDNLAGIRTPSGRIILGWHDAGAGNLAITYSDDGVIWSAPNTITTTVTSFVISQTADGTIWASYRPALGGARYIRSTDNGGTWLAPQLLPSNVWENVSFVSLQGSTILSIYTSSTGYLERMVSTDGGASWSSALRLTNRTASETRPRVRKLQDETIVVAYQAKRSDSTHFGYYGYDILYLTSSDGGSTWSSPHYFTRYIGNDRMHNVDLLNDAPLVSFSSSRFARVSLLSSPIQEQLWYGLIDVTPDTLAPPVSVHSEIGHQRADYDNWIRAYVDDETGIASVVTRYSVDSMNYPPLQLFDDGLHWDLLPGDNVWGNVVPALPVGLTEFRLDITDVTGTALPDVLAVSYTSTPGPPVVPGTQGDSMKVAMARNGTFGKTVYPHSSPYLGMQYGVGSNIEHLYGAGLWIGGKKDTSSSGTGQPIRLVSTAYEGWAGPMYEFSPGSSIADTIWQINGRNVPKPAGWDSYWGTSLPFRSIADQNFYCTYTDYFQPVAGHIPLGVKVIQSSFTWNDAGSQGIQILDFKIMNNSERVIDSAYIAFFSDSDVGPVNVPGYETRNFSDYYSGPSLAFAHNPVDAGSTPMGVSILNSVQPLDSLRFTYRWFTGGVSPDEMKYRLLSEGGVMPGGFPGLGDIRFVLSFGPFTIHPYTAANPDTLNVAFALLCAADVSQLNARAIQAAHLYQTVVLDVEERGSPIPNAYALEQNYPNPFNPSTKIKFRIPAAGLTNLKLYDVLGREVGVLVKEHLKAGEYEVLVDGRNLASGIYFYTLRSGSFAATRKAVLLK, from the coding sequence ATGAAACATCCCATCCTTTCTCTCTCGTTCTCTTCACTTCTTGTGCTGGTTGTTTCCGCACACGCCACGATCACAACAATCACCCGGTTTCCGCTTCAGGATTCCACACGATCTAACACCGAAGCACTACCCCTTGTCCTGTCCGGACAAACGGTGATGTTCTTCTGGGCCGAATCGACAATCATCCGTGCGGCAACAAGCACGAACGGAGGTGAAACGTGGGGGATGCCGGCTGTCGTCGTCGACCGTCCGAACCGGGTTGATAATCTTGCCGGAATCCGAACCCCGTCGGGACGCATCATCCTCGGTTGGCATGACGCGGGGGCCGGAAATCTGGCTATCACCTATTCAGATGATGGTGTCATCTGGTCTGCTCCCAATACTATCACTACGACTGTCACAAGCTTTGTCATATCTCAGACAGCAGACGGAACAATCTGGGCGTCTTACCGGCCCGCGTTGGGGGGCGCACGATACATCCGAAGTACGGACAATGGTGGTACGTGGCTGGCACCTCAGCTCTTGCCTTCCAACGTCTGGGAGAATGTCTCATTTGTCTCTCTTCAAGGGTCAACAATTCTCTCCATCTATACATCCTCAACCGGATACCTCGAACGAATGGTAAGTACAGACGGAGGTGCCTCATGGTCTTCGGCGCTAAGACTCACCAACCGCACCGCATCGGAAACACGGCCCCGAGTCCGCAAGCTGCAGGATGAGACAATTGTCGTCGCGTACCAAGCCAAGAGGTCTGATTCAACTCATTTCGGATACTACGGCTACGACATACTGTACTTGACAAGTTCCGACGGCGGCTCAACGTGGTCTTCTCCGCACTACTTCACGAGATATATTGGAAACGACAGGATGCACAACGTTGACCTCCTCAATGATGCTCCGCTTGTTAGCTTTTCATCAAGCCGCTTCGCACGCGTAAGCTTGCTTTCATCACCGATTCAGGAGCAACTCTGGTACGGTCTCATCGACGTTACGCCGGATACGCTCGCTCCGCCTGTGTCTGTGCATTCTGAAATCGGACATCAACGCGCAGACTATGACAATTGGATTCGAGCGTATGTTGATGATGAGACGGGCATAGCTTCTGTTGTGACACGTTATTCGGTCGATAGCATGAACTATCCGCCTCTCCAACTGTTTGATGATGGACTGCACTGGGATTTGCTTCCCGGAGATAATGTATGGGGGAATGTCGTCCCGGCGCTTCCGGTTGGCCTGACGGAGTTCCGCCTTGATATTACGGATGTAACAGGTACAGCGTTGCCGGATGTATTGGCGGTGAGCTACACGAGTACACCCGGACCTCCCGTTGTTCCCGGCACGCAGGGCGATTCCATGAAAGTGGCAATGGCACGCAACGGAACATTCGGAAAAACTGTCTATCCTCATTCCTCACCCTATCTCGGAATGCAATACGGCGTGGGATCAAACATCGAGCATCTCTACGGGGCGGGACTTTGGATTGGAGGAAAGAAAGACACTTCGTCATCGGGAACCGGCCAACCGATTCGCCTTGTCTCAACCGCGTACGAAGGTTGGGCAGGTCCCATGTACGAATTCTCTCCGGGTAGTTCGATAGCCGATACGATATGGCAAATCAACGGGAGGAACGTTCCGAAGCCGGCGGGCTGGGACAGTTACTGGGGAACGTCGTTGCCGTTCCGTTCCATCGCAGACCAGAATTTCTACTGCACGTACACGGATTACTTTCAACCGGTTGCGGGGCATATCCCTCTTGGAGTGAAAGTCATTCAGAGTTCATTTACGTGGAATGATGCCGGCTCGCAGGGAATCCAGATTCTCGATTTCAAAATCATGAACAACTCGGAACGGGTTATTGACAGTGCATACATAGCGTTCTTTTCGGATAGCGATGTAGGGCCTGTGAATGTGCCGGGCTACGAAACGAGGAACTTCTCGGATTACTACTCCGGTCCGTCGCTGGCATTTGCACACAATCCCGTGGACGCCGGAAGCACGCCTATGGGTGTGAGCATTCTCAACTCCGTTCAACCATTGGATTCCTTGCGCTTCACATACCGATGGTTTACCGGAGGTGTGTCGCCTGATGAGATGAAATATCGGCTCCTGAGTGAAGGGGGAGTGATGCCTGGCGGCTTCCCGGGCCTTGGAGATATTCGGTTTGTCCTCTCGTTCGGGCCGTTCACTATTCACCCGTACACTGCAGCAAACCCGGACACGTTAAACGTGGCCTTTGCTCTTCTTTGCGCGGCTGATGTGAGCCAGTTGAACGCCCGGGCAATTCAAGCCGCCCATCTGTATCAGACAGTGGTTCTTGATGTTGAGGAAAGAGGATCGCCAATCCCGAATGCCTACGCGTTGGAACAGAACTATCCCAATCCCTTCAATCCCTCAACGAAGATCAAGTTCCGCATTCCGGCGGCTGGCCTTACAAATTTGAAGTTATACGATGTACTGGGGAGAGAAGTCGGTGTGTTGGTAAAAGAACACCTGAAAGCCGGCGAATACGAAGTGTTGGTTGACGGGAGAAACCTTGCCAGCGGAATCTACTTCTACACGCTGCGGTCTGGCAGCTTTGCGGCAACCCGGAAAGCCGTTCTGTTGAAATGA
- a CDS encoding outer membrane beta-barrel protein, which translates to MHPSKIITLSALCFVLAAHSGYSQKSSGRIGVGVNVGETVSIGLVPVPMYGASFIYVVTPSIYTGVQLGLLSGSASGDDKAFDRVTAFEVSPYAKILFTPAKELSPFFKLNIAFINYNAKFPATNSDPESTSNESYSSLWGTFGLSYALGKNVQIIGQVRFFDIGMSGKGKISQFGIGAPAVGIEVFF; encoded by the coding sequence ATGCATCCATCAAAGATCATCACGTTATCGGCCCTCTGCTTTGTTCTTGCGGCTCATTCAGGATATTCTCAAAAATCCAGCGGGCGCATCGGTGTTGGCGTCAACGTCGGCGAAACAGTCAGCATCGGCTTGGTTCCCGTGCCCATGTACGGCGCATCATTCATTTATGTTGTGACACCTTCCATATACACCGGCGTCCAACTCGGTCTGCTTTCCGGGTCGGCATCCGGTGACGACAAGGCTTTTGACCGCGTGACTGCATTCGAGGTCTCGCCCTATGCGAAAATCCTCTTCACGCCGGCAAAAGAACTCAGCCCGTTCTTCAAGCTCAATATCGCATTCATCAACTACAACGCAAAATTCCCGGCAACGAACAGCGATCCCGAGTCCACCAGCAATGAATCGTATTCATCACTGTGGGGAACGTTCGGACTGAGCTATGCTCTTGGCAAGAATGTGCAGATCATTGGGCAAGTACGGTTCTTTGATATTGGCATGTCAGGGAAAGGGAAGATTTCTCAATTCGGCATAGGCGCTCCGGCCGTGGGAATCGAAGTGTTCTTCTAG
- a CDS encoding carboxypeptidase-like regulatory domain-containing protein, with protein MTTVGVIPRAVQAGIVKGIVVDARGTPLGGAFVSLLDSEKRAFTNQFGRFQIRDVPPDSVAVRISLIGYLHLTQTVFSGNTDTLEHRFVLMETTYPLQSVEVVAHRANTQHGSLNGVTSLQPREVKYKAGGAEDVLRSLQSAPGVTAPNDFSSQLVIRGSTPDQNLIILDGIEVFNPYRLYGVVSMFNPETVNDITLLTGGFPVQYSDRLSAVVDVTNREGPLNRAGFNAKLGMSVTNLNLVGEGAFTLSTTEEDSQAPGVYYDENDPPWKGSWLVSTRRTFYDLIAGPIARSSGAAKGNTVFPSFQDFQFKLTLQPHYQHKFVFTGLTNRDHADLGEFKGAGSIERISIDDVTFNDVAGVTWIWAHSPSVVGQYQLSFYQNGGSNNFGSTSSAWLSFGRRLSSEEYEHLRDSLNSLGLSIPKLLEALGNYRFLFRQFTAKGSIAWSVNERHTVSAGAGISACLTELNVGTKFDQGILAIRSSNFRYPALPESFESNMRETRRHIFLQDVYRPAGDAAFQAGLRLDNFGGINRTYLAPRITGSWEISPLMTVKAGWGMYYQSPGQEKSFLPGHEVYLRNTIYDYSNIRSLKAEQSSNFSLSWEYMLTPEWQLRIEGYDKRLRNLVVPKIARGASYEVSRIEGFDIRKPEGWSIPFIVTKDSLSTVPENGGSGVSRGIEMTLQKIQSERTNSLYGWISYAYAKSTRTQNGVTYPFDYDRRHTANLVLGWQPWDDLDISLTFTYGSGFPNTTPVGFKPNIVMEHDPVSGTQTPKIDTDAFGVMFFPDRGGLGNMNRARYPDYHRLDFRATTYTEWFGLNWSVYLDIINLYNRKNVILAEYFVDRETLQIQAVETTMFPFLPTIGFTITF; from the coding sequence ATGACTACGGTAGGTGTGATCCCTCGTGCGGTTCAGGCCGGAATCGTGAAGGGAATTGTCGTTGACGCACGAGGCACGCCGTTGGGCGGGGCATTTGTTTCGCTGCTTGATAGCGAGAAAAGGGCGTTCACCAACCAGTTCGGCAGATTTCAGATACGGGACGTGCCCCCCGATAGCGTCGCTGTCAGAATTTCACTCATCGGCTACCTGCACTTGACGCAAACGGTTTTCTCCGGAAACACTGATACACTGGAACATCGTTTCGTACTGATGGAAACGACGTATCCGCTGCAAAGCGTCGAGGTTGTTGCCCATCGGGCGAACACGCAACACGGATCACTGAACGGCGTCACATCCTTGCAGCCGCGGGAGGTCAAGTACAAGGCTGGCGGAGCGGAAGATGTTCTTCGCTCACTGCAATCGGCCCCGGGTGTGACAGCGCCGAACGATTTCAGTTCGCAGCTGGTGATACGCGGCTCCACTCCCGATCAGAATTTGATTATCCTCGACGGCATTGAGGTCTTCAATCCGTACCGCCTGTACGGTGTTGTGTCGATGTTCAACCCCGAAACAGTCAACGATATTACGCTTCTCACCGGAGGATTTCCTGTACAGTACTCCGACCGTCTGTCCGCCGTGGTCGATGTAACCAATCGCGAGGGGCCCCTCAACCGTGCCGGGTTCAACGCAAAACTCGGAATGAGCGTCACAAACCTGAATCTTGTCGGCGAAGGAGCGTTCACCCTCTCCACGACGGAAGAAGATTCACAAGCCCCGGGCGTGTATTACGATGAAAATGATCCTCCATGGAAAGGCTCCTGGCTTGTATCAACACGCCGCACGTTCTATGACTTGATCGCGGGCCCTATCGCCCGTTCCTCCGGCGCGGCAAAGGGAAACACCGTCTTCCCCAGCTTTCAGGATTTCCAGTTCAAGCTCACTCTTCAACCTCATTACCAGCACAAGTTTGTTTTCACAGGATTGACGAACAGAGATCATGCAGACCTTGGCGAATTTAAGGGGGCAGGATCAATCGAAAGAATTTCCATTGATGATGTGACTTTCAACGATGTTGCCGGCGTAACATGGATCTGGGCGCATTCTCCGAGTGTCGTCGGGCAATACCAACTCTCTTTCTATCAAAACGGCGGCTCGAACAACTTCGGTTCAACATCAAGTGCATGGCTCTCTTTCGGACGGAGACTTTCTTCAGAAGAATATGAACATCTTCGGGATTCACTGAATTCTCTCGGTCTCAGCATTCCGAAACTTTTAGAGGCGCTCGGCAACTATCGCTTCCTCTTCCGGCAGTTCACAGCCAAGGGAAGTATTGCATGGAGTGTGAATGAACGACACACTGTATCGGCAGGCGCGGGAATCAGCGCTTGCCTGACGGAGCTGAATGTGGGTACGAAATTCGATCAAGGCATTCTCGCCATCCGCTCGTCGAATTTCAGATATCCTGCATTGCCGGAATCATTTGAGTCGAACATGCGGGAAACGCGCCGCCACATTTTTCTACAAGACGTCTATCGTCCGGCTGGCGATGCTGCCTTTCAGGCGGGACTCAGACTTGACAACTTCGGCGGAATAAACCGTACTTATCTCGCACCGCGGATCACCGGGTCATGGGAAATTTCACCGCTGATGACCGTCAAGGCCGGATGGGGGATGTATTACCAATCGCCGGGACAAGAGAAATCCTTCCTCCCCGGTCATGAAGTCTATCTGCGAAACACCATTTACGACTATTCAAACATCAGAAGCTTGAAAGCGGAACAATCCAGTAATTTTTCGCTGTCTTGGGAGTATATGTTGACTCCTGAGTGGCAACTTCGGATTGAGGGATACGACAAACGACTCCGTAATCTCGTCGTACCGAAAATTGCCCGCGGCGCATCGTACGAAGTATCCCGCATCGAAGGCTTCGATATTCGAAAGCCGGAGGGGTGGAGTATTCCTTTCATTGTCACGAAAGACTCGCTCTCAACCGTGCCCGAGAACGGCGGTTCGGGTGTGTCCCGTGGAATCGAAATGACGTTGCAGAAGATACAGTCAGAACGCACAAATTCGCTGTACGGTTGGATTTCGTACGCCTATGCAAAATCCACACGAACACAGAATGGCGTTACATATCCGTTCGATTACGATCGCAGACACACCGCAAATCTAGTTCTCGGTTGGCAACCGTGGGATGATCTGGATATCAGTCTCACCTTCACCTATGGTTCAGGTTTTCCCAACACAACTCCAGTCGGATTCAAGCCAAACATTGTGATGGAGCATGACCCCGTTTCAGGGACGCAGACACCAAAAATAGACACAGATGCTTTTGGTGTCATGTTTTTCCCTGACCGCGGCGGGCTCGGCAATATGAATCGTGCGCGTTACCCGGATTATCACCGCCTTGACTTCCGGGCCACGACATACACCGAGTGGTTCGGGTTGAACTGGAGCGTCTATCTTGACATCATCAATCTCTACAACCGGAAGAATGTCATCCTCGCCGAATACTTTGTGGATCGGGAGACACTGCAAATCCAGGCGGTTGAAACAACGATGTTTCCTTTCCTGCCTACCATAGGATTTACCATAACATTCTGA